A region from the Cardiocondyla obscurior isolate alpha-2009 linkage group LG26, Cobs3.1, whole genome shotgun sequence genome encodes:
- the Cahbeta gene encoding beta carbonic anhydrase 1 isoform X2 encodes MDSRMIPTRFTETNVGDMFVVRNPGNVVPHSQHFVDEFTMCESAALELGCVVNDIRHVIVCGHSDCKAMNLLYALRDEEFASQTNRRMSPLRAWLCAHASSSLTKFQHLEITGFHEPIVFQAETPLRKFVAYIDPENKFAIEDKLSQINTLQQLQNIASYGFLKKRLERHDLHIHALWFDIYTGDIYYFSRANKRFVEINETTEPLLLKEIKKYYS; translated from the exons ATGGACTCCCGGATGATCCCAACTAGATTTACGGAAACGAATGTCGGGGACATGTTTGTCG TGAGAAATCCCGGTAACGTCGTGCCGCACTCGCAGCACTTCGTGGACGAGTTCACCATGTGCGAGTCGGCGGCGTTGGAGCTTGGATGCGTGGTGAACGACATAAGACACGTTATTGTCTGCGGGCACAGCGACTGCAAAGCGATGAACTTGCTCTACGCGCTGCGGGACGAGGAGTTTGCGTCGCAG ACTAACAGGAGAATGTCGCCGCTGAGAGCGTGGCTGTGCGCGCACGCCAGCAGCAGCCTGACCAAGTTCCAGCATCTCGAGATCACCGGCTTCCACGAGCCGATCGTCTTCCAAGCCGAGACGCCGCTGCGAAAATTCGTCGCCTACATCGACCCGGAGAACAAGTTCGCCATCGAGGACAAATTGTCGCAGATCAACACGCTCCAGCAGCTGCAGAACATCGCGTCGTACGGGTTTCTAAAGAAGCGTCTGGAGAGGCACGATCTGCACATCCACGCATTGTGGTTCGACATCTACACCGGCGACATTTATTACTTCAGCCGGGCCAACAAGAGATTCGTAGAGATAAACGAGACGACGGAACCGCTCTTgcttaaagaaattaaaaagtattactCATAG
- the Sou gene encoding E3 ubiquitin-protein ligase RMND5A isoform X1, whose translation MQLQSSFQESCGLVESCVTWDICLNYFGISAPLSSRFPRQSTVQMSIVRTSDTIIMEACNAVEREVDKVLSKFGAINEHAETVLRDLINHIQSLKKDLEEAPPNQELTAGQIQMLKQAMSKVRDTVQRLATDHRDLHSTVSKVGKAIDRNFTADFASTSREDVFSGPEKSHLLNQIICQHFYRQGMLDIADELAAEAGIKTDEGRKEPFTELNYILDCLKQRNLEPALEWAKKHREALLAQNSSLEFKLHRLHFIRLVQQGPSKQREAILYARQNLTQFVGRYEKEVQSLMGTLLYLPHGIQSSPYSHLLDPTLWLEIHDVFTKEACTLLGLSVDSPLSVCINAGCTALPALLNIKQVMQQRQVTGIWSGKDELPIEIDLGKQSRYHSVFACPILRQQSTENNPPMKLVCGHVISRDALNKLANANKNQFISRLKCPYCPAEQNPEDARLIYF comes from the exons ATGCAACTCCAGAGCAGTTTTCAGGAGTCTTGTGGACTTGTGGAGTCGTGCGTCACATGGGATATTTGCCTAAACTATTTCGGGATATCGGCTCCTCTCTCCTCTCGCTTTCCACGGCAGTCCACGGTGCAGATGTCAATCGTGCGGACGAGCGACACAATAATAATGGAGGCGTGTAATGCCGTTGAGCGCGAGGTGGACAAAGTTCTGTCGAAATTCGGCGCGATAAATGAGCACGCGGAGACGGTGCTACGCGATCTGATAAACCATATTCAGTCGCTGAAGAAGGATCTGGAGGAAG CACCGCCTAATCAGGAGCTGACGGCTGGCCAAATTCAAATGTTAAAGCAAGCAATGTCAAAAGTGCGCGACACTGTACAAAGATTGGCGACGGATCACCGCGATTTGCATAGTACAGTGTCTAAGGTAGGCAAGGCAATAGACAGAAATTTCACTGCCGATTTTGCTAGCACCAGCAGAGAAGACGTGTTCTCCGGACCAGAAAAGTCTCACCTGCTGAATCAAATAATATGCCAACACTTTTATCGCCAAGGAATGCTAGACATCGCCGACGAATTGGCGGCA gAAGCCGGTATTAAAACCGACGAAGGCAGGAAGGAGCCGTTTACAGAACTGAACTATATACTAGACTGTCTAAAACAAAGAAACTTGGAACCGGCATTGGAATGGGCTAAGAAACACAGAGAAGCACTTTTAGCTCAG aattctTCTCTCGAGTTCAAACTACACAGATTGCATTTTATAAGACTAGTTCAACAAGGTCCCAGTAAGCAGAGAGAAGCGATATTATACGCCCGCCAAAATCTCACGCAATTTGTTGGACGTTATGAGAAAGAAGTACAATCTCTAATGGGAACGCTGCTTTACCTGCCGCACGGAATCCAATCGTCTCCTTATAGTCACTTATTAGATCCAACTTTGTGGCTCGAAATACACGACGTTTTCACGAAAGAAGCGTGTACATTATTAGGTTTAAGCGTGGATAGTCCGCTATCTGTTTG CATTAATGCGGGATGCACTGCACTGCCTGCGCTGTTAAACATCAAACAGGTAATGCAACAAAGGCAAGTTACCGGTATTTGGAGCGGTAAAGATGAATTGCCC ATTGAAATAGATCTGGGAAAGCAGAGCCGCTACCACTCGGTTTTTGCCTGCCCTATACTCAGGCAACAAAGCACAGAGAACAATCCGCCGATGAAGCTGGTTTGTGGTCACGTAATTTCCCGAGACGCGCTGAACAAACTCGCCAATGCGAATAA aaatcaatttatttctaGGTTAAAGTGCCCGTACTGCCCGGCGGAGCAAAATCCTGAAGATGCGAggcttatttatttttaa
- the Sou gene encoding E3 ubiquitin-protein ligase RMND5A isoform X2, translated as MQLQSSFQESCGLVESCVTWDICLNYFGISAPLSSRFPRQSTVQMSIVRTSDTIIMEACNAVEREVDKVLSKFGAINEHAETVLRDLINHIQSLKKDLEEAPPNQELTAGQIQMLKQAMSKVRDTVQRLATDHRDLHSTVSKVGKAIDRNFTADFASTSREDVFSGPEKSHLLNQIICQHFYRQGMLDIADELAAEAGIKTDEGRKEPFTELNYILDCLKQRNLEPALEWAKKHREALLAQNSSLEFKLHRLHFIRLVQQGPSKQREAILYARQNLTQFVGRYEKEVQSLMGTLLYLPHGIQSSPYSHLLDPTLWLEIHDVFTKEACTLLGLSVDSPLSVCINAGCTALPALLNIKQVMQQRQVTGIWSGKDELPIEIDLGKQSRYHSVFACPILRQQSTENNPPMKLVCGHVISRDALNKLANANKLKCPYCPAEQNPEDARLIYF; from the exons ATGCAACTCCAGAGCAGTTTTCAGGAGTCTTGTGGACTTGTGGAGTCGTGCGTCACATGGGATATTTGCCTAAACTATTTCGGGATATCGGCTCCTCTCTCCTCTCGCTTTCCACGGCAGTCCACGGTGCAGATGTCAATCGTGCGGACGAGCGACACAATAATAATGGAGGCGTGTAATGCCGTTGAGCGCGAGGTGGACAAAGTTCTGTCGAAATTCGGCGCGATAAATGAGCACGCGGAGACGGTGCTACGCGATCTGATAAACCATATTCAGTCGCTGAAGAAGGATCTGGAGGAAG CACCGCCTAATCAGGAGCTGACGGCTGGCCAAATTCAAATGTTAAAGCAAGCAATGTCAAAAGTGCGCGACACTGTACAAAGATTGGCGACGGATCACCGCGATTTGCATAGTACAGTGTCTAAGGTAGGCAAGGCAATAGACAGAAATTTCACTGCCGATTTTGCTAGCACCAGCAGAGAAGACGTGTTCTCCGGACCAGAAAAGTCTCACCTGCTGAATCAAATAATATGCCAACACTTTTATCGCCAAGGAATGCTAGACATCGCCGACGAATTGGCGGCA gAAGCCGGTATTAAAACCGACGAAGGCAGGAAGGAGCCGTTTACAGAACTGAACTATATACTAGACTGTCTAAAACAAAGAAACTTGGAACCGGCATTGGAATGGGCTAAGAAACACAGAGAAGCACTTTTAGCTCAG aattctTCTCTCGAGTTCAAACTACACAGATTGCATTTTATAAGACTAGTTCAACAAGGTCCCAGTAAGCAGAGAGAAGCGATATTATACGCCCGCCAAAATCTCACGCAATTTGTTGGACGTTATGAGAAAGAAGTACAATCTCTAATGGGAACGCTGCTTTACCTGCCGCACGGAATCCAATCGTCTCCTTATAGTCACTTATTAGATCCAACTTTGTGGCTCGAAATACACGACGTTTTCACGAAAGAAGCGTGTACATTATTAGGTTTAAGCGTGGATAGTCCGCTATCTGTTTG CATTAATGCGGGATGCACTGCACTGCCTGCGCTGTTAAACATCAAACAGGTAATGCAACAAAGGCAAGTTACCGGTATTTGGAGCGGTAAAGATGAATTGCCC ATTGAAATAGATCTGGGAAAGCAGAGCCGCTACCACTCGGTTTTTGCCTGCCCTATACTCAGGCAACAAAGCACAGAGAACAATCCGCCGATGAAGCTGGTTTGTGGTCACGTAATTTCCCGAGACGCGCTGAACAAACTCGCCAATGCGAATAA GTTAAAGTGCCCGTACTGCCCGGCGGAGCAAAATCCTGAAGATGCGAggcttatttatttttaa
- the LOC139112108 gene encoding M-phase inducer phosphatase cdc-25.2 isoform X1 produces the protein MDGASSPGGFLSPSLDFESPMSTIANDLSRSSLDSSGTRKRHFSRLKSVFGASHRRDDQASEGSFAKDEVEQDFENKWKDYASSDTRGWQATAHGRPDYNKENQISGANGTSCNHTPQRARSKKVRQPLESYEENSQDSGYPSPIQKEKRDFFTQHPTSAASRNRMNHHRALNSYAISPTYRLKPASSTLLRSLSSGYESMDDGLVSELNDMEATDEEEMQLPSGISKLLSGDIVAPEASSDYVSTTPEFPRRAHGKSEVDKWMTAQRNVKVSSPLTRSPFQTRSPSLAKSPLGKMPPLSKIRTCLFRSPTDSCSKRTMMRTYSYDEATAPYYRLQMEISPNSIRSFKRPLENVPKTDESSILKRSRRSCGLHPDSTTPIRRSGALTHSQVTLQRSLSETRPAETHTNIKWAIHRSITDNDLIGDFSKPCILPLTNGMHADLKSITSDTLAALLRGEFSDRVASYTIVDCRYPYEFDGGHINGAVNIYSTDQVQQMMFNHLTDTVPNIQHDTDKRNILVFHCEFSWKRGPTLTRILRRLDRSYNKKHYPALYYPEIYLLMGGYEKFYSEQKEFCMPQNYKPMKHPNHEEECRFFRSKTKSWQAEKTKGISQTVRTNLERFAF, from the exons CTCGTTCGCAAAGGACGAGGTCGAGCAAGATTTCGAGAACAAGTGGAAAGACTATGCGAGCTCAGATACACGTGGATGGCAAGCTACAGCACATGGGAGGCCAGATTATAACAAGGAGAACCAAATAAGTGGTGCCAATGGCACTTCGTGCAACCACACTCCGCAAAGA GCACGCAGCAAGAAGGTACGGCAGCCTTTGGAAAGCTACGAGGAGAACAGCCAGGACAGTGGTTACCCGAGCCCGATCCAGAAGGAGAAGCGTGACTTCTTTACGCAGCATCCGACGTCCGCAGCCTCCCGGAACCGGATGAATCATCACCGCGCCCTGAACTCGTACGCGATCTCCCCGACGTACCGCCTGAAGCCGGCGAGCTCGACGCTTTTGCGCAGCCTATCGTCTGGGTACGAGAGTATGGACGACGGGCTCGTGAGCGAGCTGAACGACATGGAGGCCACGGACGAGGAAGAGATGCAGCTGCCGAGTGGCATCTCGAAGCTGCTGTCCGGCGACATCGTCGCGCCCGAGGCGTCGTCGGATTACGTTTCGACGACACCCGAATTCCCGCGGCGCGCTCACGGCAAATCTGAGGTCGACAAGTGGATGACTGCGCAGAGGAACGTCAAAGTATCGTCGCCGCTGACAAGGTCGCCCTTCCAGACGAGATCGCCGTCGCTGGCGAAGTCGCCGTTAGGTAAAATGCCGCCGTTATCGAAGATTCGCACTTGCCTGTTCCGCTCGCCCACGGACAGCTGCTCGAAGAGAACGATGATGAGAACGTACAGTTACGACGAGGCCACGGCGCCTTACTACAGACTGCAGATGGAGATCTCGCCGAACTCCATCAGGTCCTTCAAACGACCGTTGGAGAACGTACCGAAGACGGACGAGTCGTCGATTCTGAAGCGGTCCCGCAGATCCTGCGGCCTGCACCCGGACTCGACGACGCCCATACGACGATCCGGCGCCCTGACTCACTCGCAGGTCACCCTACAGAGGAGCCTGTCCGAGACGCGGCCCGCCGAGACGCACACGAACATCAAGTGGGCGATCCACCGTAGCATCACCGACAACGATCTAATCGGCGACTTCAGCAAGCCGTGTATACTGCCGCTGACGAACGGCATGCACGCGGACCTTAAATCCATTACGTCCGACACGCTGGCAGCTCTTCTGCGCGGCGAGTTCTCCGATCGCGTCGCCTCCTACACGATCGTCGACTGTCGGTACCCATACGAGTTCGACGGGGGCCACATCAACGGTGCGGTGAATATCTACAGCACGGACCAGGTCCAGCAGATGATGTTCAACCACCTGACTGACACCGTGCCCAACATCCAGCACGACACCGACAAGCGCAACATCCTCGTATTCCACTGCGAGTTCTCGTGGAAGCGCGGGCCGACCCTCACACGGATTTTGCGCCGGCTGGACCGCTCGTACAACAAGAAGCACTACCCCGCGCTTTACTATCCGGAGATCTATCTCCTCATGGGCGGCTACGAGAAGTTTTACTCCGAGCAGAAGGAGTTCTGCATGCCGCAGAACTATAAGCCGATGAAGCACCCTAATCACGAGGAGGAGTGCCGATTCTTTCGCAGCAAGACCAAAAGCTGGCAGGCGGAGAAGACCAAAGGCATCAGCCAGACAGTGCGAACCAACCTCGAGCGCTTCGCCTTTTGA
- the Cahbeta gene encoding beta carbonic anhydrase 1 isoform X1 — translation MDRILKGIMKYRKCHREGMVKQFQQVKDHPEPKAVFFTCMDSRMIPTRFTETNVGDMFVVRNPGNVVPHSQHFVDEFTMCESAALELGCVVNDIRHVIVCGHSDCKAMNLLYALRDEEFASQTNRRMSPLRAWLCAHASSSLTKFQHLEITGFHEPIVFQAETPLRKFVAYIDPENKFAIEDKLSQINTLQQLQNIASYGFLKKRLERHDLHIHALWFDIYTGDIYYFSRANKRFVEINETTEPLLLKEIKKYYS, via the exons ATGGATAGAATACTCAAGGGGATCATGAAGTATCGGAAGTGCCACCGGGAGGGAATGGTGAAGCAGTTCCAGCAAGTCAAAGATCACCCTGAG CCCAAGGCAGTGTTCTTTACCTGCATGGACTCCCGGATGATCCCAACTAGATTTACGGAAACGAATGTCGGGGACATGTTTGTCG TGAGAAATCCCGGTAACGTCGTGCCGCACTCGCAGCACTTCGTGGACGAGTTCACCATGTGCGAGTCGGCGGCGTTGGAGCTTGGATGCGTGGTGAACGACATAAGACACGTTATTGTCTGCGGGCACAGCGACTGCAAAGCGATGAACTTGCTCTACGCGCTGCGGGACGAGGAGTTTGCGTCGCAG ACTAACAGGAGAATGTCGCCGCTGAGAGCGTGGCTGTGCGCGCACGCCAGCAGCAGCCTGACCAAGTTCCAGCATCTCGAGATCACCGGCTTCCACGAGCCGATCGTCTTCCAAGCCGAGACGCCGCTGCGAAAATTCGTCGCCTACATCGACCCGGAGAACAAGTTCGCCATCGAGGACAAATTGTCGCAGATCAACACGCTCCAGCAGCTGCAGAACATCGCGTCGTACGGGTTTCTAAAGAAGCGTCTGGAGAGGCACGATCTGCACATCCACGCATTGTGGTTCGACATCTACACCGGCGACATTTATTACTTCAGCCGGGCCAACAAGAGATTCGTAGAGATAAACGAGACGACGGAACCGCTCTTgcttaaagaaattaaaaagtattactCATAG
- the LOC139112113 gene encoding V-type proton ATPase subunit e 2, translated as MGASALPVIAFTLLWGAVVFLGVALPLFVPKGPNRGILQVLLVLTGFTCWLFWLCCYMAQMNPLIGPKLENVTILVMAREWGNPVSD; from the exons ATGGGCGCGTCCGCGTTACCCGTGATCGCTTTCACGCTCCTCTGGGGCGCCGTGGTATTCCTAGGAGTAGCCCTGCCACTTTTTGTCCCGAAGGGACCAAACCGTGG GATCCTTCAAGTTTTATTGGTGTTAACAGGGTTTACATGCTGGCTGTT CTGGTTGTGTTGCTACATGGCACAGATGAATCCACTGATCGGCCCAAAGTTGGAGAACGTGACTATCTTGGTTATGGCCCGCGAATGG GGCAACCCCGTATCTGATTAA
- the Raga-b gene encoding ras-related GTP-binding protein A: MKKKVLLMGKSGSGKTSMRSIIFANYIARDTHRLGATIDVEHSHVRFLGNLVLNLWDCGGQEAFMENYFASQRDNIFRNVEVLIYVFDVESRELDKDMHYYQSCLEAILQNSPEAKIFCLVHKMDLVQEDQRDYIFKEREEDLKRLSLPLECTCFRTSIWDETLYRAWSSIVYMLIPNVKELEQSLNQFANIIDADEVLLFERATFLVISHCQRQFHRDVHRFEKVSNIIKQFKLSCSKLAAQFQSMEVRNTNFAAFIDIFTSNTYVMVIMSDPTIPSAATLINIRNARKHFEKLERASQSSTLTR, translated from the exons ATGAAGAAAAAG GTATTGTTAATGGGCAAAAGTGGCTCGGGGAAGACGAGTATGCGCAGCATTATTTTTGCTAATTACATCGCTCGCGATACACATCGTCTAGGAGCAACAA TTGACGTAGAACACTCTCACGTTCGCTTTCTTGGCAACCTGGTCCTGAATCTATGGGATTGCGGAGGGCAGGAGGCGTTCATGGAGAATTACTTTGCGTCACAACGTGACAATATATTCAGAAATGTCGAGGTTCTAATTTACGTTTTTGATGTTGAATCGCGAGAATTGGACAAAGATATGCATTATTATCAAAGCTGTTTGGAAGCCATACTACAGAACAGTCCCGAGGCTAAAATATTCTGCCTCGTTCACAAAATGGATCTTGTGCAGGAAGATCAACGCGATTACATATTTAAAGAGAGGGAAGAAGACCTTAAAAGACTGAGCTTACCCTTAGAGTGCACCTGCTTTAGAACTAGCATATGGGACGAAACGTTATATCG AGCATGGTCGTCCATTGTATATATGCTAATTCCCAACGTGAAAGAACTTGAACAAAGCTTGAATCAGTTTGCCAATATCATCGATGCCGACGAGGTTCTTTTGTTTGAAAGAGCCACCTTCCTAGTAATAAGCCATTGCCAGCGGCAGTTTCACAGAGACGTGCATCGTTTCGAAAAGGtttctaatataataaaacagtTCAAACTGAGTTGCAG caaactGGCAGCACAGTTCCAAAGCATGGAAGTGAGAAACACCAATTTCGCGGCCTTCATCGATATATTCACATCGAATACATACGTAATGGTTATCATGTCCGATCCGACTATAC cgtctGCGGCGACCCTCATCAATATACGCAACGCCCGAAAGCACTTCGAAAAGTTGGAGCGCGCCAGCCAGAGTTCGACGCTAACCAGATAG
- the LOC139112108 gene encoding M-phase inducer phosphatase isoform X2: MEVGLGLINPHMLKHMEVKSSFAKDEVEQDFENKWKDYASSDTRGWQATAHGRPDYNKENQISGANGTSCNHTPQRARSKKVRQPLESYEENSQDSGYPSPIQKEKRDFFTQHPTSAASRNRMNHHRALNSYAISPTYRLKPASSTLLRSLSSGYESMDDGLVSELNDMEATDEEEMQLPSGISKLLSGDIVAPEASSDYVSTTPEFPRRAHGKSEVDKWMTAQRNVKVSSPLTRSPFQTRSPSLAKSPLGKMPPLSKIRTCLFRSPTDSCSKRTMMRTYSYDEATAPYYRLQMEISPNSIRSFKRPLENVPKTDESSILKRSRRSCGLHPDSTTPIRRSGALTHSQVTLQRSLSETRPAETHTNIKWAIHRSITDNDLIGDFSKPCILPLTNGMHADLKSITSDTLAALLRGEFSDRVASYTIVDCRYPYEFDGGHINGAVNIYSTDQVQQMMFNHLTDTVPNIQHDTDKRNILVFHCEFSWKRGPTLTRILRRLDRSYNKKHYPALYYPEIYLLMGGYEKFYSEQKEFCMPQNYKPMKHPNHEEECRFFRSKTKSWQAEKTKGISQTVRTNLERFAF, translated from the exons ATGGAGGTCGGATTAGGATTAATTAATCCGCATATGTTGAAACACATGGAGGTAAAAAG CTCGTTCGCAAAGGACGAGGTCGAGCAAGATTTCGAGAACAAGTGGAAAGACTATGCGAGCTCAGATACACGTGGATGGCAAGCTACAGCACATGGGAGGCCAGATTATAACAAGGAGAACCAAATAAGTGGTGCCAATGGCACTTCGTGCAACCACACTCCGCAAAGA GCACGCAGCAAGAAGGTACGGCAGCCTTTGGAAAGCTACGAGGAGAACAGCCAGGACAGTGGTTACCCGAGCCCGATCCAGAAGGAGAAGCGTGACTTCTTTACGCAGCATCCGACGTCCGCAGCCTCCCGGAACCGGATGAATCATCACCGCGCCCTGAACTCGTACGCGATCTCCCCGACGTACCGCCTGAAGCCGGCGAGCTCGACGCTTTTGCGCAGCCTATCGTCTGGGTACGAGAGTATGGACGACGGGCTCGTGAGCGAGCTGAACGACATGGAGGCCACGGACGAGGAAGAGATGCAGCTGCCGAGTGGCATCTCGAAGCTGCTGTCCGGCGACATCGTCGCGCCCGAGGCGTCGTCGGATTACGTTTCGACGACACCCGAATTCCCGCGGCGCGCTCACGGCAAATCTGAGGTCGACAAGTGGATGACTGCGCAGAGGAACGTCAAAGTATCGTCGCCGCTGACAAGGTCGCCCTTCCAGACGAGATCGCCGTCGCTGGCGAAGTCGCCGTTAGGTAAAATGCCGCCGTTATCGAAGATTCGCACTTGCCTGTTCCGCTCGCCCACGGACAGCTGCTCGAAGAGAACGATGATGAGAACGTACAGTTACGACGAGGCCACGGCGCCTTACTACAGACTGCAGATGGAGATCTCGCCGAACTCCATCAGGTCCTTCAAACGACCGTTGGAGAACGTACCGAAGACGGACGAGTCGTCGATTCTGAAGCGGTCCCGCAGATCCTGCGGCCTGCACCCGGACTCGACGACGCCCATACGACGATCCGGCGCCCTGACTCACTCGCAGGTCACCCTACAGAGGAGCCTGTCCGAGACGCGGCCCGCCGAGACGCACACGAACATCAAGTGGGCGATCCACCGTAGCATCACCGACAACGATCTAATCGGCGACTTCAGCAAGCCGTGTATACTGCCGCTGACGAACGGCATGCACGCGGACCTTAAATCCATTACGTCCGACACGCTGGCAGCTCTTCTGCGCGGCGAGTTCTCCGATCGCGTCGCCTCCTACACGATCGTCGACTGTCGGTACCCATACGAGTTCGACGGGGGCCACATCAACGGTGCGGTGAATATCTACAGCACGGACCAGGTCCAGCAGATGATGTTCAACCACCTGACTGACACCGTGCCCAACATCCAGCACGACACCGACAAGCGCAACATCCTCGTATTCCACTGCGAGTTCTCGTGGAAGCGCGGGCCGACCCTCACACGGATTTTGCGCCGGCTGGACCGCTCGTACAACAAGAAGCACTACCCCGCGCTTTACTATCCGGAGATCTATCTCCTCATGGGCGGCTACGAGAAGTTTTACTCCGAGCAGAAGGAGTTCTGCATGCCGCAGAACTATAAGCCGATGAAGCACCCTAATCACGAGGAGGAGTGCCGATTCTTTCGCAGCAAGACCAAAAGCTGGCAGGCGGAGAAGACCAAAGGCATCAGCCAGACAGTGCGAACCAACCTCGAGCGCTTCGCCTTTTGA
- the LOC139112112 gene encoding uncharacterized protein, producing MITNRSKSVKSYSNMNNSAAKSESSILPPIQSAKRPNSDEKVDLAKTLPGMIGELSINKSAKQSVNKLNSAARRKIAECNSKLRVSSYNVDEMSFEELQAALSRSVENPQQPFSFLANISNEFTSNKPYVTKSTDIDMQLTAVAERIKSIQVLLEKAKSQIEYTYLCAKQKDIH from the exons ATGATAACCAACCGATCAAAGTCTGTGAAATCTTATAGTAACATGAATAATTCTGCAG CCAAGTCCGAATCGTCGATTCTGCCTCCCATACAGTCTGCGAAACGCCCAAACTCTGATGAAAAAGTCGACCTCGCGAAGACTTTGCCGGGCATGATTGGCGaattatcgattaataaaagtgCAAAGCAAAgcgtgaataaattaaactctGCAGCTCGAAGAAAAATCGCCGAATGTAATTCTAAATTGAGAGTTTCTTCATACAATGTCGACGAGATGTCATTCGAAGAACTGCAGGCTGCTCTAAGTAGAAGCGTGGAGAATCCGCAACAGCCGTTTTCATTTTTAGCGAACATCTCCAATGAATTCACAAGTAATAAACCATATGTGACGAAGTCTACAGATATCGAT atgCAGTTAACTGCTGTGGCAGAGCGTATTAAATCGATTCAAGTTTTATTGGAAAAAGCCAAGTCTCAAATTGAATATACATACCTTTGTGCTAAGCAAAAAGACATTCATTAG
- the LOC139112114 gene encoding uncharacterized protein translates to MDGRVSSTEMESSVSDKVQRDAEFRDCEIRKCHSEECNDTRDVIKDIPTIFIGMSDEDDSSEELLSDVESTETRPPLATDLRSSDDCGRELAATLQERARKLWLDVASLRKKLNEETALWRKEKEFQRLHEENSVLAFEEATAAARSAVAAYAIESPVSNDLNNIVDVTSKCSIPELVVLEYKMNLVRNHDWRYYEDAEQRYNAYKHELVNACRRRLSEIEQLCKEELENIQQNASLLQSFEEIASRWSTDVNDHGDTQCNSNGLSDVAGSSKIAETSSKDCGKLDNEVNMIPEILSARFKREETA, encoded by the exons ATGGACGGACGCGTCTCTTCAACGGAAATGGAATCTTCTGTCTCGGATAAAGTACAGCGGGATGCGGAGTTTCGAGATTGCGAAATCCGCAAATGCCATTCGGAGGAGTGCAACGACACGCGGGATGTGATCAAGGATATTCCTACGATTTTCATCGGGATGTCGGACGAGGACGACTCGTCCGAAGAATTATTGAGCGACGTCGAATCAACGGAAACTCGACCACCGCTCGCAACAGACTTAAGATCATCCGACGACTGTGGAAGAGAATTAGC AGCCACTCTTCAGGAACGCGCCCGAAAGCTGTGGTTGGACGTAGCGAGTCTCCGAAAGAAACTGAACGAAGAGACGGCTTTAtggagaaaggaaaaggagttTCAACGCTTACATGAAGAAAACAGTGTTCTCGCATTTGAAGAAGCAACCGCAGCCGCGCGATCCGCCGTCGCCGCTTACGCGATAGAATCGCCGGTCTCAAACGATCTGA ATAACATCGTCGACGTTACGTCGAAGTGCAGCATCCCAGAGCTCGTAGTGCTCGAGTACAAGATGAATCTCGTCAGGAACCACGATTGGCGATACTACGAAGACGCCGAGCAGCGTTACAACGCATACAAGCACGAGCTCGTAAACGCTTGCAGGCGGAGGCTCTCGGAAATCGAGCAACTCTGCAAAGAAGAGTTAGAGAACATTCAACAGAACGCGAGCCTCCTGCAATCATTCGAGGAGATTGCGTCCCGATGGTCCACCGACGTGAACGATCACGGTGACACGCAATGCAATAGTAACGGCCTATCCGACGTCGCAGGATCATCGAAAATCGCGGAGACCAGCTCTAAGGACTGTGGGAAACTCGACAACGAGGTCAACATGATTCCGGAAATCCTATCCGCCCGCTTCAAACGAGAAGAGACGGCCTAA
- the Cahbeta gene encoding beta carbonic anhydrase 1 isoform X3, translating to MDRILKGIMKYRKCHREGMVKQFQQVKDHPEPKAVFFTCMDSRMIPTRFTETNVGDMFVAILCQDNT from the exons ATGGATAGAATACTCAAGGGGATCATGAAGTATCGGAAGTGCCACCGGGAGGGAATGGTGAAGCAGTTCCAGCAAGTCAAAGATCACCCTGAG CCCAAGGCAGTGTTCTTTACCTGCATGGACTCCCGGATGATCCCAACTAGATTTACGGAAACGAATGTCGGGGACATGTTTGTCG CGATTCTTTGTCAAGATAATACATAG